Within Vigna unguiculata cultivar IT97K-499-35 chromosome 2, ASM411807v1, whole genome shotgun sequence, the genomic segment ATGAAGCAATTGCTGCCCTGTCAGAACCCTTTGGCTCCTTCAACTTGATAATAGactctaatataatattatccaACCTGACATTATTAAAAAGCATACAGCTGCTGTCATTGAAATGcataaaatagaatataactATTTACCAATAGGCAACTGAATAGTGAATCATATTTTCAGTGTATCTTTGCCTTGCTAGGTTCAGAGTCATcatgatattaaataaacaaaaatcaatataaatgaAGAATCAAAATACACGATTCCTCATTTCTAGAAACTTGGTTTAATTTTCTATTCATTCAAAAAATTGTATACTAGTGCATTGCATTGTGCAATCTTAGACCTAATTACTAGCAAGTGAAGCATAATAATTATTCATGTTTCTTCATacagttttaacaaaaaaaaaaaaaaaaaactaaactaagCCAGAATAGACTAATTATTAGTCAAGAGTAAATGACAGATATATTTAACTGGAAGTTCTGTAGCCTTGATACTTTTTCCTTTGAATTAGGAGATATTCCACCAGAAACTGCCAGAGGCTTGGGATCTGCTGCTCCTCTGTCACGTTGAACTGCAGTACTCAAGGCCATGTGATTATTGTCAATTTTGGGGGATGGTAGTAGGTTCTTTGTAAGAGCAAGCTTTGCCTTCTGCCTTGATCCCCATATTGCTGTCACATTTATGTTCCTCCATTTGTCCTGTTTCACAGTTTAAAGCACACATGATACACCTCGGTATGCttaaaatttggaaattttCTGAAAGCCAATAGAACTCTGCAAGTATTGATGCAGTAAACAAGATTTCACATGTACAGAGTAGTAACATCCTAAGCCCACAAAAAGACTTACCTTGAGATCAACATTAGAACGCATGCGCAGAATGGAACTGAACTCTGGGTCGGTAAGTATGGTGCGCCATTTTCCAGCCCCGTGTTTGACAACTCCAGCTTTCAATGCCGCTTCTTCCTCTGCGGTCCACTTTTGCTTAGGAGCACCCATTACAATAAGCCCGCAACCTTTCTATCACAGCCAAATCTCTGCTTTTGTTTTAGTTGAATGCTGTCTTCTTCTGCATGTCCATCAACCAACAAAGAACTCTCCCTTATCTTACCTACAGGCATGAgagtaaaaaaaagttaaataaaaacaacaagaTAGTTTCATATTTAAACACATTTTcttctccaaatattttcttaaaagaaaaaaaaaatgaacccAAGATCTTCTTCATCAAGCACGGATTTCAATTCCTAATTACCTTCAATCTCATCCACAAGACATCTAATTTCTGACAAGTGGACAACTCCCGAAAGTCCAGTAACCACTTTTTCATATTAGGGAAAAGTGATATAAGTTACAACATTGTCAGAAGCATCTTGACCAGGAAAAAAACAATGCACATTATTGTTGCAATGGCAATACCATTAGACCAATCCatgcaaaaatagaaaaatggcACCGCATATACACACACAGAGAAAGAGTTACATGAACAAATACCACCTTTAGTAACCTCTAATTCTACATCTGATTCCATAACTCTCATAACATTGACAACAGTGAGGAATTACCTCCAAGGGTTATTGCATCGCCGCCTCAAATAAAAACCCAAGTgatgttttttattctttttattcagTTTTAAATTCATTACGCACACATAAATCTtacattaattaaacaaaacacaatGACAAGGAAAAATGGGGACTTTTCAACTCGCACAGGGCACAATTAACAAAAACCGAGTTAATAAAAGTAACAGAGAGAATAATCGGTGATGCCTAAACTATATGAGTGCACACTAACTAACCTGGAAATATAGATGTCACAAAATTTAGTTAACTTGGGATAAAAAGGGaagaaaattaaagaagaatCGGCGGAGGAAGATAACGCATCGAAGAATCGCGAAGCAAAGGTGTGAATTGGGAGACGTTGGAGTACATACACGCAGATAAATGGAATTGGTACCTGCAAGGAACAGGAGAATaacaagagaaaaaataattgatgtcttctagtttatttgttttaaaggTTGTGTTTTCtcgaaaaaataaaacacttgcaattcaatattttttgaaattactAAAGGATccctttattttatctaaatttgttttgagttttttcgtatatttattttcttttagacTGGATCTGGATCCACCGAATCCAATAAAAGACCAACCACCAAGGCTACTCGGAGTTTAAGTACAATTTAAAGGTGGTatgaattcaaaaaataataataataaaaattaaaaggagagtgaattatatttatctatcaTTAATAATgtctatttattaatattataatataatagattatattataagttataattcatatttgttatgttataataaatcttttaacgttttattttttggacaactatttttaaaataaaataattattttataaattttattttttaatttttttctaacctaaaatagttatttatatcaaaaaaattatctaaaaaaataaataaaatatatttatgatgaaatttaaaaattatttatatttatttttataattacaataataatttgattaacttttattgttataagaaaaagtgaacataaaattaattaatatattttcattaattatttatataaaagacaCAATCATTAACTTTCTATAGAAAcgttttcatatatatttatttggaaAATTCAAACTCGTGTATTTTTACAAATTGTTTCTATTAAAAATATCTCTTCTTGAGTACTCTTGAAAAATCATGAATTTACtttcatatattgaatttgtcTAAATCCTCTTGTGTTGTTAATAATATAGTGTATTACAGATTTCACATTCTTCTTGTCAAGATGCATATGTTTCAAAGCATATATAGTTacatttcaagaaaaaattatgttaattcaAGCTAATAGCTATTGATCAACTACATATGTTCATGAGAGGGTgatagatttaataaaaaaaataaaggaaaagagaaaaaaagacatCCATAGTCCAAAATGCAACCAAACATTTTACACAATATAagatacacttttttaattcatacTCTCTGGTGTCTCTGTTATAAAAATACTATAGAAATAGACTTAGTTAACATTTagtatatttgaaaatatttttcaagtttaatttgtttgatataaaaaaaaaagtgaaacttCAAGGGGAGTTTTGCTAAGTTGCAATTTGATTTGAGCCTCAAAAAAAAATCTAGCTCGAAATGACTGTTGGAGGGAGatagaaattttaaatatttccacTTTATTGTCAAttagaggataaaaaaatgttgagaaagAATGCAGAGAATACATTGAAAGTAAAAGGACAAGTATTTCTCTGGAAAGAGGTTTGATAAACAACCTTAAAAGAACACAATGTTGGATATAGTTGAATTCAAGACCATTGGAATTGGAAGGATATTAAAAGAGTTTTGGTTGCTATTTTGAAgagtttaaaattgaaattagggttaaatatcgTTTTGGTTCCTTAAATTTAGTCTCATTTctcaattaatattatagtgAAAATGTATTAAACTGTGTAAATAACACAAATACTATTATGAGATGAGTTTAAaccatcaaataaattttaaaaaaattgatttaaataattaaattcatgcatttatgaaatgaagaattaaattggatcaaagttttaaagagactaattccaatttgtgctaaaaattaagagacaaaaaacatatttaacctttaaaattATTACGTGAAACTCCTGTAGCACAAAATGTCCCAAATCAGATGAATTTAATTTCAAGTTTAAGTTTTTTTGGATGAATTTCGCGTTgatgaaatattttcaaatgGTACATATTGTCTATTTATAATTCTTATTCTTCTTGTAGTGAAAAACCAACAACATTTAGGTCATTTCAGAATTATCTCTTCAGTtgattatatatacaaaattatagtaaaaataattgcaAGTAGACTGAAAACAGTTATAGGGAGTGTGATTCATTAAGAGAAGTATATTACTTAGTGTGTCGGTGACAAATAAGTCCCTTGATTAAgccaaaagaaaaaatcattacTCTTTAAGATGAATGGTGAGAAGACACAATACTcgattttttattaactttcttCATTATATGTGCTTAGGAGATTGTGTTTTAGGAATAGATGAATCAGATACCTTGACACctactttattttcttcaaaaagttTGAGTGAGTGGTATCATGAAAAAGACAATTTTCAAAGACCTTTATTCTAGTTTTAGTTTACTGATGGTGAGAAAATAACGGAGGTAAATCTTTTGCAATATGGAAATGGTACCCTTTTCTTTTGTGAGACTTCTCCTAACCCTTTTCTTTGCATGTAACTTGGTTATGTAATTTTGTAAAGGTATGTCTTATGccctttatttaatttattgtttctgctgataaaaaaaatacaaacttaaTGCTACAAATGGAAGACCTGCCTGAGATATACACTAATGATCCAGATTCCTTATTGTTATAAGaatgtttataaaaaagtaCCTAATATATTGCATCCAATCAGTAAGTGAAACACAACATAAAGTACAGCTAGCTTGAAGCAGATTTTACACCAACAGTTATTCCACTTTTATTTGGTAGAAGCTTCTTCATATAATACTTAGAATTGCGAGAAAGATTGATCTTTCTCCTCTTCTTTTCAGGAATATAATCAATAGAACATTCTGAAAATCCACGCCTCACAAACCTGTCAAAAAGTTAGGAATCAATTGTCATAATTTGTATGCATCGCAATTCACAACTAATTCTTTCAGGAATTCCATGTATATCAACGTATCAACTTCGTAATTCCACTAATGTCCATTTTTGTCAACACAGTTTTTAGAAATGGTAGAAGAAACATGCAAAGACATGCCACCAAAATAGGATAACAAACAATAAGCTATGTTCAAGAATCAGTGAGAATGCGACAAGCCACTAAAAGTGAAAAATGGCATTTGTTAAAATCAAGGCTTGCATGAC encodes:
- the LOC114174037 gene encoding telomere repeat-binding factor 2-like; amino-acid sequence: MGAPKQKWTAEEEAALKAGVVKHGAGKWRTILTDPEFSSILRMRSNVDLKDKWRNINVTAIWGSRQKAKLALTKNLLPSPKIDNNHMALSTAVQRDRGAADPKPLAVSGGISPNSKEKVSRLQNFQLDNIILESIIKLKEPKGSDRAAIASYIEDQYCSTPTLRKLLSTKLKHMVASGKLMKVKHKYRIATNLTISEKRRCSSLLLLEGRPKDSPKTEKTGVNILSKSEIDAELSKMKGVTPQEAAAAAAKAVAEAEAAIAEAEAAAREADAAEAEAEAARVFAKAAIKALKCKTLHV